The Haloferax sp. Atlit-12N genome window below encodes:
- a CDS encoding complex I NDUFA9 subunit family protein, with translation MKVLVLGGTGFVGTNLCRELQSRGHSVTAMSRSPNSEDLPDGVEKAMGDVTDYDSIAGAFEGKDAVVNLVALSPLFKPDGGYRMHDIVNWQGTENVVKAAESHGVSRLVQMSALDADPDADTAYIRSKGKAENAVKSSSLDWTIFRPSIIFGDGAEIISFTKRLKGMFAPGVPLYPLPGNGKTRFQPIWIDDLTPMFERALEDDEHIGETYEIGGPEVITLRELTEMVYESEDKSITIVPLPMPLAQVGLTVLGAVPGFPMGADQYRSLKIDSTVRDNDAEAFGVDTSSMKTFERYLADRN, from the coding sequence ATGAAAGTCCTTGTCCTCGGCGGAACCGGCTTCGTCGGTACCAACCTCTGCCGCGAACTGCAGTCGCGGGGACACAGCGTGACCGCGATGTCGCGGAGTCCGAACAGCGAGGACCTCCCCGACGGCGTCGAGAAGGCGATGGGGGACGTGACGGATTACGACTCCATCGCGGGCGCGTTCGAGGGGAAAGACGCTGTCGTGAACCTCGTCGCGCTCTCGCCGCTTTTCAAACCGGACGGCGGCTACCGGATGCACGATATCGTCAACTGGCAGGGCACCGAAAACGTCGTAAAGGCCGCCGAATCGCACGGCGTGTCGCGACTCGTCCAGATGAGCGCCCTCGACGCGGACCCCGACGCCGATACGGCGTACATCCGCTCGAAAGGCAAGGCCGAGAACGCGGTGAAGTCGTCGTCGCTGGATTGGACGATTTTCCGACCGTCGATTATCTTCGGCGACGGCGCGGAGATTATCTCGTTCACGAAGCGGCTCAAGGGGATGTTCGCGCCCGGCGTCCCCCTGTATCCGCTTCCGGGGAACGGGAAGACGCGCTTCCAACCCATCTGGATCGACGACCTGACGCCGATGTTCGAACGGGCGCTCGAAGACGACGAGCACATCGGAGAGACCTACGAAATCGGCGGCCCGGAGGTGATTACGCTCCGCGAGCTGACCGAGATGGTCTACGAGTCGGAGGACAAGTCCATCACCATCGTCCCACTCCCGATGCCGCTGGCCCAAGTCGGACTCACCGTTCTCGGGGCGGTCCCGGGGTTCCCGATGGGCGCAGACCAGTATCGGTCGCTCAAAATTGACAGCACGGTCCGAGACAACGATGCGGAGGCCTTCGGCGTCGACACGTCGTCGATGAAAACGTTCGAACGCTACCTCGCCGACCGAAACTGA
- a CDS encoding Lrp/AsnC ligand binding domain-containing protein, translated as MVYAYIMVKAAPVSDSIDQLKQELLAVSDGIVSAHIVAGDVDFIVKVEVDTPADVKDIAGGIQSVPGIEDTQTYIAMD; from the coding sequence ATGGTCTACGCCTACATCATGGTCAAGGCCGCGCCCGTCTCAGACAGTATCGACCAGCTGAAACAGGAGCTACTGGCCGTCTCGGACGGCATCGTCAGCGCCCACATCGTCGCGGGCGACGTGGACTTCATCGTGAAAGTCGAGGTGGACACCCCCGCCGACGTGAAAGACATCGCCGGCGGCATCCAGTCGGTTCCGGGTATCGAGGACACTCAGACGTACATCGCGATGGACTGA
- a CDS encoding DUF5813 family protein, which produces MSEDDIPGRVRRAFGDHGSFEPVDDRTFESVTTPFDGTVSVAAQESGHVEFGVEVRVPMLSAVADDVAPVVEDGWYETFELRLEDVNGVVAGDHDLDPDVTRAGDEAVVRASFADINERRGVDDAGAVIDYVEGTFVEGIIPGYDYGEPVTSLIQNARDAAGAGF; this is translated from the coding sequence ATGAGCGAAGACGACATCCCCGGTCGGGTCCGCCGCGCGTTCGGCGACCACGGGTCGTTCGAACCGGTCGACGACCGCACCTTCGAGTCCGTGACGACGCCGTTCGACGGCACCGTCAGCGTCGCGGCGCAGGAGAGCGGCCACGTCGAGTTCGGCGTGGAGGTCCGCGTCCCGATGCTCTCGGCGGTCGCCGACGACGTGGCACCCGTCGTCGAAGACGGCTGGTACGAGACGTTCGAACTCCGCCTCGAAGACGTAAACGGCGTCGTCGCCGGCGACCACGACCTCGACCCCGACGTGACGCGCGCGGGCGACGAGGCGGTCGTCCGAGCGAGTTTCGCCGACATCAACGAGCGCCGCGGCGTCGACGACGCCGGCGCGGTCATCGACTACGTCGAAGGCACGTTCGTCGAGGGAATCATTCCCGGCTACGACTACGGCGAACCGGTGACGAGTCTCATCCAGAACGCGCGAGACGCCGCCGGCGCGGGCTTCTAA
- a CDS encoding Lrp/AsnC ligand binding domain-containing protein, protein MVHAFIMVKTGAGESEQLLGPIRDFETVTEAHIVAGAYDIIAEVDTDAVYEVLKTASSRVQSLEGVADTKTYISLDD, encoded by the coding sequence ATGGTTCACGCGTTCATCATGGTGAAGACCGGAGCCGGCGAGTCGGAACAGCTTCTCGGTCCTATCCGCGACTTCGAGACGGTGACGGAGGCGCACATCGTCGCGGGCGCGTACGACATCATCGCCGAGGTCGACACCGACGCGGTCTACGAAGTGCTGAAGACGGCGTCGAGCCGCGTCCAGAGCTTAGAGGGCGTCGCCGACACGAAGACGTACATCTCGCTTGACGACTGA
- a CDS encoding thiamine pyrophosphate-dependent dehydrogenase E1 component subunit alpha has translation MHRLIAERGLDDTGFTADDARAALRDMIRARRFDERALALQRRGWMSGYPPFRGQEASQIGAAHAMRDDDVLLPTYRSNALQLARGVPPSDILLFRRGHAEYDSDHDVPVFPQAVPIGSQIPHAAGVGMAANYRGDDYGALVCFGDGATSEGDFHEGLNFAGVFDAPVVFFCENNGWAISLPRERQTASESIAAKADAYGMDGMQVDGNDPLAVREAVERGFEKARAGEPVLIESLTYRQGPHTTADDPSRYRDDDPELPEWRTRDPLDRFESFCREQEVVDDAALDAMRDDADEELREAVERAEATPEPGADELFDNVYEELPPELARQREEHVAFVERNGPFDIER, from the coding sequence ATGCACCGACTCATCGCAGAGCGCGGGCTGGACGACACGGGTTTCACCGCAGACGACGCCCGCGCCGCCCTCCGCGACATGATTCGAGCGCGACGGTTCGACGAGCGTGCACTCGCCCTCCAGCGACGCGGATGGATGAGCGGCTACCCGCCGTTCCGCGGACAGGAGGCCTCTCAAATCGGGGCCGCCCACGCCATGCGCGACGACGACGTGTTGCTGCCGACCTATCGGTCGAACGCCCTCCAACTCGCCCGCGGGGTGCCGCCGAGCGACATCCTCCTCTTCCGGCGTGGCCACGCCGAGTACGACTCCGACCACGACGTGCCGGTATTCCCGCAGGCGGTCCCCATCGGGAGCCAGATTCCCCACGCCGCCGGCGTCGGCATGGCCGCGAACTACCGCGGCGACGACTACGGGGCGCTGGTCTGCTTCGGCGACGGCGCGACCTCCGAGGGCGACTTCCACGAGGGCCTGAACTTCGCGGGCGTCTTCGACGCGCCGGTCGTCTTCTTCTGCGAGAACAACGGCTGGGCGATTTCGCTCCCCCGCGAGCGCCAGACCGCCAGTGAGTCCATCGCGGCGAAGGCCGACGCCTACGGGATGGACGGCATGCAGGTCGACGGAAACGACCCGCTGGCGGTCAGGGAAGCCGTCGAGCGCGGGTTCGAGAAGGCCCGCGCCGGCGAGCCGGTGCTCATCGAGAGCCTCACCTACCGACAGGGGCCACACACGACCGCCGACGACCCCTCGCGCTACCGCGACGACGACCCGGAACTCCCCGAGTGGCGGACGCGCGACCCCCTCGACCGCTTCGAGTCGTTCTGTCGCGAGCAGGAGGTCGTCGACGACGCGGCGCTCGACGCCATGCGTGACGACGCCGACGAGGAACTGCGCGAGGCCGTCGAGCGCGCCGAGGCGACGCCCGAACCGGGGGCCGACGAGCTGTTCGACAACGTCTACGAGGAGCTGCCGCCGGAGCTCGCCCGCCAGCGCGAGGAACACGTCGCGTTCGTCGAGCGCAACGGGCCGTTCGACATCGAGCGCTGA
- the tmk gene encoding dTMP kinase produces MLVTLEGLDGSGKTTVWEALHDAYPDAVFTREPTSDSWYGEAVNRAIADDDADPLATLFLFTADHADHLSRVVRPALADGDLVISDRYSDSRYAYQAASLRDSDLRRPMEYIRGIHTAFTRPPDKTIYLDVDPETAAARSGATNKFEQAAYLADVRANYERLIEAEPERFVRVDATQSPEDVLDAVEAALEEILAE; encoded by the coding sequence ATGCTCGTCACGCTCGAAGGGCTCGACGGGAGCGGGAAGACGACCGTTTGGGAGGCGCTCCACGACGCGTACCCCGACGCCGTCTTCACGCGCGAGCCCACGTCGGACTCGTGGTACGGAGAGGCCGTCAACCGCGCTATCGCCGACGACGACGCCGACCCGCTCGCTACGCTGTTCCTCTTTACCGCCGACCACGCGGACCACCTCTCGCGGGTCGTCCGGCCCGCCCTCGCCGACGGCGACCTCGTCATCTCCGACCGCTACTCCGACTCGCGGTACGCCTATCAGGCCGCCTCGCTCCGCGACAGCGACCTCAGACGCCCGATGGAATACATCAGAGGCATCCACACGGCGTTCACTCGGCCGCCGGACAAGACCATCTACCTCGACGTGGACCCCGAGACGGCCGCCGCGCGCAGCGGCGCGACGAACAAGTTCGAACAGGCGGCGTACCTCGCGGACGTGCGCGCCAACTACGAGCGACTCATCGAGGCCGAACCGGAGCGGTTCGTCCGCGTCGACGCGACGCAGTCGCCCGAGGACGTGCTCGACGCGGTGGAGGCAGCGCTCGAAGAGATTCTCGCGGAATAA
- a CDS encoding TrkA family potassium uptake protein, with amino-acid sequence MRFVIIGAGRVGLRTARVLREEGHDIVLVELDRDRVKRAREADFDVVEGDGSREEVLVDAGIEAADALGALTADLNVNFAACMIGKHFGCRTVLRVDEDYREEVYQKYAKEVDEIVYPERLGAIGAKNALLGGSIRAIADIAQHLQVILVTVTEESPMNGYSIEEVALPANARVLAFGKKDGPMGIPLADDSLETGDRVAVLADFDVLNDVRQLLVGDEVVTAPGGA; translated from the coding sequence ATGCGGTTCGTTATCATTGGTGCTGGACGGGTTGGGCTGCGCACCGCTCGCGTCCTCCGCGAGGAGGGTCACGACATCGTCCTGGTGGAGTTGGACCGCGACCGGGTCAAACGGGCCCGCGAAGCAGACTTCGACGTGGTCGAAGGCGACGGCTCCCGCGAGGAAGTGCTCGTCGACGCCGGTATCGAGGCGGCCGACGCCCTCGGCGCGCTCACCGCCGACCTCAACGTGAACTTCGCGGCGTGCATGATCGGCAAGCACTTCGGCTGTCGGACGGTGCTCCGGGTCGACGAGGACTACCGCGAGGAGGTGTACCAGAAGTACGCGAAGGAAGTGGACGAAATCGTCTACCCCGAGCGTCTCGGCGCTATCGGTGCGAAGAACGCGCTGCTCGGCGGGTCTATCCGCGCCATCGCGGACATCGCCCAACACCTGCAGGTCATCCTCGTGACGGTGACCGAGGAGTCGCCCATGAACGGCTACAGCATCGAGGAGGTGGCGCTCCCGGCGAACGCCCGCGTCCTCGCGTTCGGGAAGAAAGACGGTCCGATGGGCATCCCGCTTGCCGACGACTCGCTTGAGACGGGTGACCGCGTGGCCGTCCTCGCTGACTTCGACGTGCTCAACGACGTGCGACAACTGCTCGTCGGCGACGAGGTCGTCACCGCGCCGGGAGGTGCGTGA